A genomic stretch from Microbacterium proteolyticum includes:
- a CDS encoding FadR/GntR family transcriptional regulator — protein MAVTAPRAWQVVLERIENDLRDGRLSPGDRLTPERELATQLGVGRSSVREAVRVLEVLGVVRTATGSGPTAGAMIVTTPRGGLAAFLRLQVAANGFPLADVVRTRIVLECDVAERLAQTDADLSGVHEMLAAMDADDLSPAEFLALDARFHQALAEVSGNAVVSAMMAGLRSSIEEYTSAGAAGLDAWPRIVERLRREHRHIVDAVSRGEPDEAREAVRAHITDYYTDVSEARRADTESSTSPTP, from the coding sequence ATGGCCGTCACGGCACCGCGTGCGTGGCAGGTCGTTCTCGAGCGCATCGAGAATGATCTCCGCGACGGACGGCTCAGCCCCGGCGATCGCCTGACGCCCGAGCGCGAACTGGCGACGCAGCTGGGCGTGGGACGCTCCAGCGTGCGCGAAGCCGTGCGCGTGCTGGAGGTTCTCGGGGTGGTGCGCACCGCGACCGGCTCGGGGCCGACGGCCGGGGCCATGATCGTCACCACGCCGCGGGGAGGCCTCGCCGCCTTCCTCCGTCTCCAGGTGGCGGCGAACGGGTTTCCGCTCGCCGACGTCGTGCGCACCCGCATCGTGCTCGAGTGCGACGTCGCCGAACGTCTGGCGCAGACGGATGCCGATCTCTCCGGGGTGCACGAGATGCTCGCGGCGATGGATGCCGACGACCTCAGCCCCGCCGAGTTCCTCGCCCTCGACGCGCGCTTCCACCAGGCGCTCGCCGAGGTGTCGGGCAACGCGGTCGTCTCGGCGATGATGGCCGGGCTGCGCAGCTCCATCGAGGAGTACACGTCGGCCGGCGCCGCCGGTCTCGACGCGTGGCCCCGGATCGTCGAGCGGCTGCGTCGCGAGCACCGTCACATCGTCGACGCGGTGTCGCGCGGGGAGCCCGACGAAGCGAGAGAGGCCGTGCGCGCCCACATCACCGACTACTACACGGACGTGTCCGAGGCTCGGCGCGCCGATACCGAGTCCTCCACGTCCCCCACGCCCTGA
- a CDS encoding thymidine kinase has protein sequence MAKLYFRYGAMNSGKSTALLQAAYNYEERGQRVLLAKPEIDTKGADQIESRLGVSRAVDFLVGPDDDLRGAFQAAAGHAPVACLLVDEAQFFTPAQVDDLLRIAVLDGIPVLAYGIRTDFRTEAFPGSARLLEIAHSLEELKTICRCGRKAIFNARLVGGRFVFDGDQVAIDEGQVQGEVTYESMCAVCYLRESGGRLDGR, from the coding sequence GTGGCGAAGCTGTACTTCCGCTACGGGGCGATGAACTCGGGCAAGTCGACGGCCCTGCTCCAGGCGGCGTACAACTACGAGGAGCGCGGGCAGCGCGTGCTGCTCGCCAAGCCCGAGATCGACACCAAGGGCGCCGATCAGATCGAGAGTCGCCTCGGGGTGTCGCGCGCAGTCGATTTCCTCGTCGGTCCCGACGACGACCTCCGCGGGGCCTTCCAGGCCGCCGCCGGACACGCGCCGGTCGCCTGCCTCCTCGTCGACGAGGCGCAGTTCTTCACGCCGGCGCAGGTCGACGACCTGCTGCGGATCGCGGTCCTCGACGGCATCCCGGTGCTCGCCTACGGCATCCGCACCGATTTCCGCACCGAGGCCTTCCCGGGGTCGGCGCGCCTGCTCGAGATCGCGCACAGCCTCGAGGAGCTCAAGACGATCTGCCGGTGCGGTCGCAAGGCGATCTTCAATGCCCGTCTGGTGGGCGGGCGGTTCGTGTTCGACGGCGATCAGGTGGCCATCGACGAAGGCCAGGTCCAGGGCGAGGTCACGTACGAGTCCATGTGCGCCGTCTGCTACCTGCGCGAGTCCGGCGGGCGGCTCGACGGTCGCTGA
- a CDS encoding RidA family protein — protein MSVASRLAELGVEVPSVVPPVAAYIPAKRHGDLVYTSGQLPMVQGKLPATGKVGESEGLVDPADAKTYARQCALNALAAAAALVGGVDNLTGVLKLTGFVASVPEFTGQPGVINGASEFFGEVFGETGAHARSAVGVPVLPLDSPVEVEVVFSVI, from the coding sequence GTGAGCGTCGCGTCGCGCCTCGCCGAACTGGGCGTGGAGGTCCCCTCGGTCGTGCCGCCCGTCGCCGCATACATCCCCGCCAAGCGTCACGGCGATCTCGTGTACACCTCGGGTCAGTTGCCGATGGTGCAGGGGAAACTCCCCGCCACCGGCAAGGTCGGGGAGTCCGAGGGGCTCGTCGATCCGGCGGACGCCAAGACCTACGCGCGTCAGTGTGCCCTGAACGCCCTCGCCGCCGCGGCGGCGCTCGTCGGCGGTGTCGACAACCTCACCGGCGTACTCAAGCTCACCGGCTTCGTGGCATCCGTTCCGGAGTTCACCGGGCAACCGGGCGTCATCAATGGTGCGAGCGAATTCTTCGGCGAGGTTTTCGGGGAGACCGGCGCGCATGCACGTTCGGCGGTCGGTGTGCCGGTCCTTCCCTTGGACAGTCCGGTCGAAGTCGAGGTCGTTTTCTCCGTCATTTGA
- a CDS encoding TadA family conjugal transfer-associated ATPase yields MSSIDPVAPTTAAPTAMAWRDPALAFLRPFLDDPAVTDLFINGDSGLFVDRGEGAQRVPSWRASEAEVRRVAIRLIALGGRHLDDASPCVDVRLDRGVRVHAVLAPVAARGTTVSVRVPRGDAPDLAELERSGMLSATQRAHLERMVDLRENLLVTGATGAGKTTLLTALLTRVPTTERIITVEEVAELRPRHPHHVTLEARQPNIEGAGGIGLARLVREALRMRPDRLIVGECRGEELRELLMALNTGHDGGAGTLHASGLTDVAARLEALGALAGMDAAATARQTASAIDAVVHVERVGGRRRVSGWGRPVVRGGRIAIEPGLWS; encoded by the coding sequence ATGTCCTCGATCGACCCGGTAGCACCGACCACCGCCGCCCCCACCGCGATGGCGTGGCGGGATCCGGCGCTGGCGTTCCTCCGTCCGTTCCTCGACGACCCCGCTGTCACCGATCTCTTCATCAACGGTGACAGCGGCCTCTTCGTCGACCGCGGGGAGGGTGCGCAACGCGTGCCCTCATGGCGCGCGAGCGAGGCCGAGGTGCGCCGGGTCGCCATCCGACTGATCGCGCTCGGCGGGCGCCACCTCGACGACGCCTCGCCGTGCGTCGACGTACGCCTGGACCGCGGCGTACGGGTGCACGCCGTTCTCGCGCCCGTCGCAGCGAGGGGCACAACTGTATCGGTGCGCGTGCCGCGCGGGGACGCCCCCGATCTCGCCGAGCTGGAGCGATCGGGCATGCTCTCCGCGACGCAGCGTGCGCACCTGGAGCGCATGGTGGACCTCCGCGAGAACCTCCTCGTCACCGGTGCGACCGGTGCGGGGAAGACGACGCTGTTGACCGCCCTGCTCACGCGCGTGCCGACGACGGAGCGCATCATCACCGTCGAAGAAGTGGCCGAGCTGCGGCCTCGCCACCCGCATCACGTGACGCTCGAGGCCCGCCAGCCCAACATCGAGGGAGCCGGCGGCATCGGGCTCGCCCGGCTCGTCCGCGAGGCGCTGCGCATGCGGCCCGATCGGTTGATCGTCGGCGAGTGCCGGGGCGAGGAACTGCGAGAACTGCTCATGGCGCTCAACACCGGCCACGACGGCGGCGCCGGCACGCTGCACGCGAGCGGCCTGACCGACGTGGCGGCCCGCCTCGAAGCGCTCGGGGCGCTCGCGGGAATGGATGCCGCGGCGACGGCCCGGCAGACCGCGAGCGCGATCGACGCGGTGGTGCACGTCGAGAGGGTCGGGGGGCGACGGCGGGTGTCCGGCTGGGGACGGCCGGTCGTGCGCGGTGGGCGGATCGCGATCGAGCCCGGGCTCTGGTCGTGA
- the galE gene encoding UDP-glucose 4-epimerase GalE — MRVLLAGGAGYIGTHTAVALLEAGHDVVLLDDLSGTHAVAAERVEQITGKAAPLVVGDATDDAVVASAFDQYGPIDAIIHLAAFKAVGESTQKPLAYYSNNLDTTFALLRVGIAHGIRSFVFSSTGTVYSDPADLPFTEESTTSVDLSNAYSKSKRMNEVVLADVARVNPELNVTVLRYFNPVGAHPSGLIGEDPAGIPNNLMPYVSRVAIGTLDEIGVFGSDYDTPDGTGLRDYIHVVDLAEGHVAALEKAQPGHQVFNLGTGRPVSVLELVASFEKAVGHELPKKILDRRPGDVAATYCDPAKAGEVLGWRTRLTIDDACRDYWNWQTTNPAGYATTIDA, encoded by the coding sequence ATGCGCGTACTCCTGGCCGGCGGTGCCGGTTACATCGGAACTCACACGGCCGTGGCCCTGCTCGAGGCCGGCCACGACGTCGTCCTCCTCGACGATCTGTCGGGGACGCATGCCGTCGCCGCCGAGCGGGTCGAGCAGATCACCGGCAAGGCCGCACCGCTGGTGGTCGGTGACGCGACCGATGACGCCGTCGTCGCGTCGGCCTTCGACCAGTACGGCCCGATCGATGCGATCATCCACCTCGCCGCGTTCAAGGCCGTCGGCGAGTCGACGCAGAAGCCGCTGGCGTACTACTCCAACAATCTCGACACCACTTTCGCGCTCCTGCGGGTGGGCATCGCCCACGGCATCCGTTCGTTCGTGTTCTCCAGCACCGGCACGGTCTACTCCGACCCCGCCGACCTGCCCTTCACCGAGGAGTCGACCACGAGCGTCGACCTCTCCAACGCCTACAGCAAGTCCAAGCGCATGAACGAGGTCGTGCTCGCCGACGTCGCGCGGGTGAACCCCGAGCTCAACGTGACGGTGCTGCGCTACTTCAACCCGGTGGGCGCCCACCCGTCGGGCCTCATCGGCGAAGACCCCGCCGGCATCCCCAACAACCTGATGCCGTACGTCTCGCGCGTGGCGATCGGTACCCTCGACGAGATCGGCGTCTTCGGCTCCGATTACGACACCCCCGACGGCACAGGTCTGCGCGACTACATCCACGTCGTCGACCTCGCTGAGGGGCACGTGGCGGCTCTCGAGAAGGCGCAGCCCGGGCACCAGGTGTTCAACCTCGGCACCGGCCGCCCGGTGAGCGTGCTGGAGCTGGTGGCATCGTTCGAGAAGGCCGTCGGTCACGAACTGCCCAAGAAGATCCTCGACCGTCGGCCCGGGGACGTCGCCGCGACGTACTGCGACCCGGCGAAGGCGGGCGAGGTTCTCGGGTGGCGCACCCGCCTCACCATCGACGACGCGTGCCGCGACTACTGGAACTGGCAGACCACCAACCCCGCCGGCTACGCCACGACCATCGACGCCTGA
- a CDS encoding HAD-IIB family hydrolase, with product MSDASPRLVAFDLDDTLAPSKSAIDPRIGELLLALAERVEVAIISGGQLQQFRSQVVERLPQAAPEVLSRFHLMPTCGTQYYRLTSDGVETVYAHSLTDDEKQRALAAVREEAERLGLWEAEPWGEILEDRGSQITFSALGQSAPLDAKMAWDPTGEKKNSLREAVAARIPDLEVRSGGSTSVDITHRGIDKAYGMNKLVEATGIPLDDMLFVGDRLDPDGNDYPVLAMGVECQAVHGWEDTAAFLEKLLPTLPERTRA from the coding sequence GTGTCCGACGCCTCGCCCCGCCTCGTCGCCTTCGACCTCGACGACACCCTCGCTCCCTCGAAGTCGGCCATCGACCCTCGCATCGGTGAGCTTCTGCTCGCTCTCGCGGAGCGCGTCGAGGTCGCCATCATCTCGGGCGGTCAGCTCCAGCAGTTCCGCTCGCAGGTCGTCGAACGCCTCCCCCAGGCCGCGCCCGAGGTGCTTTCGCGCTTCCACCTCATGCCCACGTGCGGAACGCAGTACTACCGTCTCACCAGCGACGGCGTCGAGACGGTCTACGCCCACTCGCTGACCGACGACGAGAAGCAGCGCGCCCTCGCCGCGGTGCGCGAGGAGGCCGAGCGACTCGGACTCTGGGAGGCCGAGCCCTGGGGCGAGATCCTCGAAGACCGCGGTTCGCAGATCACGTTCTCCGCTCTCGGGCAGTCCGCCCCCCTCGACGCCAAGATGGCATGGGACCCCACGGGCGAGAAGAAGAACAGCCTGCGCGAAGCCGTCGCGGCGCGCATCCCCGACCTCGAGGTGCGCTCCGGCGGGTCGACGTCGGTCGACATCACCCACCGCGGGATCGACAAGGCCTACGGCATGAACAAGCTCGTGGAGGCCACCGGCATCCCCCTCGACGACATGCTGTTCGTCGGCGACCGCCTCGACCCCGACGGCAACGACTACCCCGTCCTCGCGATGGGCGTCGAATGCCAGGCGGTGCACGGGTGGGAAGACACCGCAGCCTTCCTCGAGAAGCTCCTCCCCACGCTTCCCGAGCGCACCCGCGCCTGA
- a CDS encoding malate:quinone oxidoreductase, with translation MTENVDVLLIGGGIMSATLGTLLKDLQPDLKIAVLERLSDVAQESSNAWNNAGTGHAALCELNYMPEGKDGSMDPSKAVAINEQFQQSRQLWATLVAEGVLDEPSTFINATPHMTFVRGEKDVAYLRKRYEVLKQQPLFAGIEYSEDSRVINQWAPLLMQKRRKGEPFAATRVPAGTDVDFGSLTRQLFADLREKGVDVATNHDVKKLKKQKDGSWEVSYRHVIGGTPGTINAKFVFVGAGGWALKLLQRSGIPEIKGYGVFPIGGQWLKTSNPDIVAKHRAKVYSQASVGAPPMSVPHLDTRVVDGETSLLFGPFATFSPKFLKNGSMLDIVTQVRPHNILPMLKVAIDNPSLIKYLVGELLKTHAKKVDSLRVFMPTAKDEDWELLDAGQRAQVMKRDKDKGGVLQFGTEVITSEDRSIAGLLGASPGASTAVSIMLGLIKTCFPDRMPAWEPRLRELIPSYGETLNTRPEVARKELDVTAQALKINA, from the coding sequence GTGACTGAAAACGTCGATGTTCTCCTCATCGGTGGCGGCATCATGTCCGCCACGCTCGGCACTCTGCTGAAGGACCTGCAGCCCGATCTCAAGATCGCCGTGCTGGAACGCCTGAGCGATGTCGCGCAGGAGAGCTCGAACGCCTGGAACAACGCCGGGACCGGCCACGCCGCCCTCTGCGAGCTCAACTACATGCCCGAGGGCAAGGACGGCTCGATGGACCCGTCCAAGGCCGTGGCCATCAACGAGCAGTTCCAGCAGAGCCGGCAGTTGTGGGCGACGCTCGTCGCCGAGGGTGTGCTCGACGAGCCGTCGACCTTCATCAACGCCACTCCGCACATGACCTTCGTGCGCGGCGAGAAGGATGTCGCCTACCTCCGCAAGCGGTACGAGGTGCTCAAGCAGCAGCCGCTGTTCGCCGGCATCGAGTACAGCGAAGACTCGCGCGTCATCAACCAGTGGGCGCCGCTGCTCATGCAGAAGCGTCGGAAGGGCGAGCCCTTCGCCGCCACGCGGGTGCCCGCCGGCACCGATGTCGATTTCGGATCCCTCACGCGCCAGCTGTTCGCCGATCTGCGCGAGAAGGGCGTCGACGTGGCGACGAACCACGACGTCAAGAAGCTCAAAAAGCAGAAGGACGGGTCGTGGGAGGTCTCGTACCGCCACGTCATCGGCGGCACGCCCGGAACGATCAACGCGAAGTTCGTCTTCGTCGGTGCGGGCGGCTGGGCCCTCAAGCTCCTGCAGCGTTCCGGCATCCCCGAGATCAAGGGGTACGGGGTCTTCCCCATCGGCGGGCAGTGGCTCAAGACATCCAACCCCGACATCGTGGCCAAGCACCGGGCCAAGGTGTATTCGCAGGCCTCGGTGGGCGCGCCGCCCATGTCCGTGCCGCACCTCGACACCCGCGTCGTCGACGGCGAGACGTCGCTGCTGTTCGGCCCGTTCGCCACCTTCAGCCCGAAGTTCTTGAAGAACGGCTCGATGCTCGACATCGTCACCCAGGTGCGGCCGCACAACATCCTGCCGATGCTGAAGGTCGCCATCGACAACCCGAGCCTCATCAAGTACCTCGTCGGCGAGCTGCTCAAGACCCACGCCAAGAAGGTCGACAGCCTCCGCGTGTTCATGCCGACCGCGAAGGACGAGGACTGGGAGCTCCTCGATGCCGGTCAACGCGCCCAGGTGATGAAGCGCGACAAGGACAAGGGCGGGGTGCTGCAGTTCGGCACCGAGGTGATCACGTCCGAAGATCGCTCGATCGCGGGCTTGCTCGGGGCGTCGCCGGGTGCGTCGACCGCCGTGTCGATCATGCTCGGCCTCATCAAGACCTGTTTCCCCGACCGGATGCCGGCATGGGAGCCGCGTCTGCGGGAGCTCATCCCCAGCTACGGCGAGACGCTGAACACGCGTCCCGAGGTCGCGCGCAAAGAGCTGGACGTGACGGCTCAGGCGCTCAAGATCAACGCCTGA
- a CDS encoding transglycosylase domain-containing protein → MPENKRTASGALGGILGLVGLSAVAGLLVTAAVTPAIAVSGAAASSAITIFDKMPSYLQPDELMQPTTLMAGDRVLATFYDQNRSPVTFDQVAPVMYDAVLSSEDPRYYQHGGVDLIGTTRALLNNAANGQTQGGSSISQQYVKNVLVQRCEREAKAVEPTDADPVGKTRDEALQECAEAAVQAEGPEGYQRKLQEMRYAIQLEKEFSKDQILLGYLNIANFGGVTYGIDAAAKRYFDVSASELNVGQAAILAGMVQNPNRFRIDRPDGSIIYNDGTTANKQPDGSIDDVDQDTIQALFTLRDNGEITQEQLVAAADGYSETKGRQLYVLSRMEIDGKITHEQYVQYAVEPITPKLSETQQGCGSSAAPYFCQYVVSTILNDPAFGAETDDRVRALRQDGLTIQTTLDWRMQDAAQNSMNENTPQSVDGMKFGSTAVSLEAKTGRVLAIAQNTKFTQDPELAQSDPSYNSIVFAGDSSNGGSIGFPVGSTFKLFTLVDWLEKGHSLNESLNGRLRPVPNMTNSCTGNWVNQGNVTINNFARNPGYVGTPMMFTRDSLNTGYLAMAAELDLCDIAKVVKRLGVQSGDGNEIAMANANEVIGSDNVSPLAMAGAFATVANGGTRCQPKVIDKVTTADGEERPIPDRKCESALTPEIAATTAYALQGVMQRGGTGVDANPFDGTPVMGKTGTHEGFQTWMIESSTNATTAVWVGNWDGDKDLFGKYANGNQLSSMRYVLARDIQSAANEFYGGDRFPDPVSNLLRTQQRDLPNVVGQSLDNAESTLTAAGFRVTVGDPVDSASGPDTVAAQSPNGGSAPAGSTITINPGNGQQGTVPNVDGQTVNAARAALAGAGFGNISIGGCQRDANAPAEGQVVSTSPAGGSAANKSTAVALSVVAKECP, encoded by the coding sequence ATGCCCGAGAACAAACGTACGGCTAGCGGTGCCCTCGGCGGCATCCTGGGCCTCGTCGGACTCAGCGCGGTCGCCGGTCTCCTGGTCACCGCCGCCGTGACGCCGGCCATCGCCGTCTCCGGTGCCGCTGCATCCAGCGCCATCACCATCTTCGACAAGATGCCCAGCTATCTGCAGCCCGACGAGCTCATGCAGCCGACGACGCTGATGGCCGGCGACCGCGTGCTGGCGACCTTCTACGACCAGAACCGCTCCCCCGTCACCTTCGACCAGGTGGCTCCCGTCATGTACGACGCCGTGCTGTCCTCGGAGGACCCGCGGTACTACCAGCACGGCGGCGTCGACCTGATCGGCACCACCCGTGCTCTGCTGAACAACGCGGCGAACGGCCAGACGCAGGGCGGATCCTCGATCAGCCAGCAGTACGTCAAGAACGTCCTCGTGCAGCGCTGCGAGCGCGAGGCCAAGGCCGTCGAGCCCACCGATGCCGACCCCGTCGGCAAGACCCGTGACGAGGCTCTGCAGGAGTGCGCCGAGGCCGCGGTCCAGGCCGAAGGCCCGGAGGGCTACCAGCGCAAGCTGCAGGAGATGCGCTACGCCATCCAGCTCGAGAAGGAGTTCTCGAAGGATCAGATCCTCCTCGGCTACCTCAACATCGCCAACTTCGGCGGCGTGACCTACGGCATCGACGCCGCAGCCAAGCGCTACTTCGATGTGTCGGCCTCCGAGCTGAACGTCGGACAGGCCGCGATCCTCGCCGGCATGGTGCAGAATCCCAACCGGTTCCGCATCGACCGCCCCGACGGCTCGATCATCTACAACGATGGGACCACGGCGAACAAGCAGCCCGACGGGTCGATCGACGACGTCGACCAGGACACCATCCAGGCCCTGTTCACCCTGCGCGACAACGGTGAGATCACGCAGGAGCAGCTGGTCGCGGCCGCGGACGGCTACAGCGAGACGAAGGGTCGTCAGCTGTACGTGCTCAGCCGCATGGAGATCGACGGCAAGATCACGCACGAGCAGTACGTCCAGTACGCGGTCGAGCCGATCACGCCCAAGCTCTCCGAGACGCAGCAGGGCTGCGGTTCGTCTGCGGCGCCGTACTTCTGCCAGTACGTCGTCTCGACGATCCTCAACGACCCGGCATTCGGGGCCGAGACGGACGACCGCGTGCGCGCGCTCCGCCAGGACGGGCTCACCATCCAGACGACGCTCGACTGGCGGATGCAGGACGCCGCGCAGAACTCGATGAACGAGAACACCCCCCAGAGCGTCGACGGGATGAAGTTCGGCTCGACGGCGGTCAGCCTCGAGGCCAAGACCGGCCGAGTCCTCGCGATCGCGCAGAACACCAAGTTCACGCAGGACCCCGAGCTGGCCCAGTCGGACCCCTCGTACAACTCGATCGTCTTCGCGGGCGATTCCAGCAACGGCGGTTCGATCGGTTTCCCCGTCGGCTCGACGTTCAAGTTGTTCACGCTGGTGGACTGGCTCGAGAAGGGCCATTCCCTGAACGAGTCGCTGAACGGACGCCTCCGGCCCGTGCCCAACATGACCAACTCCTGCACGGGCAACTGGGTCAATCAGGGCAACGTCACGATCAACAACTTCGCGCGCAACCCCGGGTACGTGGGCACGCCGATGATGTTCACGCGCGACTCCCTCAACACCGGCTACCTGGCGATGGCGGCGGAGCTCGACCTGTGCGACATCGCCAAGGTCGTCAAGCGCCTCGGCGTGCAGTCGGGAGACGGCAACGAGATCGCCATGGCGAATGCCAACGAGGTGATCGGAAGCGACAACGTCTCGCCTCTCGCGATGGCCGGTGCCTTCGCGACGGTCGCGAACGGCGGGACCCGCTGCCAGCCGAAGGTCATCGACAAGGTGACCACCGCCGACGGCGAGGAGCGTCCCATTCCCGATCGCAAGTGCGAGTCGGCGCTCACTCCGGAGATCGCCGCGACGACCGCCTACGCCCTTCAGGGCGTGATGCAGCGCGGCGGCACCGGCGTCGATGCCAACCCCTTCGACGGCACCCCCGTGATGGGTAAGACCGGCACGCACGAGGGCTTCCAGACCTGGATGATCGAGTCCTCGACCAACGCGACCACCGCGGTCTGGGTCGGCAACTGGGACGGCGACAAGGACCTGTTCGGCAAGTACGCGAACGGCAACCAGCTGAGCAGCATGCGCTACGTGCTCGCCCGCGACATCCAGAGCGCCGCGAACGAGTTCTACGGGGGCGACCGCTTCCCGGACCCGGTGTCCAACCTGCTCCGCACGCAGCAGCGCGACCTGCCCAACGTGGTGGGACAGAGCCTCGACAACGCGGAATCGACCCTGACCGCCGCCGGCTTCCGGGTCACCGTGGGCGACCCCGTCGACTCCGCCTCGGGCCCCGACACCGTCGCCGCCCAGAGCCCCAACGGCGGTTCCGCGCCGGCCGGCTCCACCATCACGATCAACCCCGGCAACGGCCAGCAGGGCACCGTACCCAACGTGGACGGGCAGACGGTCAACGCCGCGAGAGCGGCCCTGGCGGGCGCCGGCTTCGGCAACATCTCGATCGGCGGGTGCCAGCGAGACGCCAACGCTCCCGCCGAGGGTCAGGTCGTCAGCACGAGTCCCGCGGGCGGGAGCGCCGCGAACAAGAGCACGGCGGTCGCCCTGTCGGTCGTCGCGAAGGAATGCCCGTGA
- a CDS encoding metallophosphoesterase gives MTRPLVTAALAPLGVAGAAAVGAAVWGVGIERHLFTVRYHALRVLPKGAEPLRVLHVSDAHMAPWQHRKQEWMARLSELSPDLVVNTGDNLGHRDGLTGIRTAFSPLRDVPGLVVHGSNDYQEPAPRNPLRYFLGPSGNLPAHKHLDVDALDRFFTDDLGWRILDDTAVSLEIKGLRVTAFGVNDGHRNWDHPELIPPILDTLDAADLTLGVMHAPYRRTLDTFIGLGADVLLAGHTHGGQVRVPFSRKALVSNCDIPLDQARGLSDWTHEGRTVPLNVSAGLGHSIYAPVRFGCRPEATLLTLLPR, from the coding sequence GTGACGCGCCCCCTCGTGACCGCCGCCCTCGCGCCCCTCGGGGTCGCGGGGGCGGCGGCTGTCGGGGCCGCTGTCTGGGGTGTCGGCATCGAGCGCCACCTGTTCACCGTGCGGTATCACGCGCTGCGGGTCCTCCCGAAGGGCGCTGAGCCCCTGCGCGTGCTCCACGTCTCCGACGCCCATATGGCGCCGTGGCAGCACCGCAAGCAGGAGTGGATGGCACGCCTGTCGGAGCTCTCCCCCGACCTCGTCGTCAACACGGGCGACAACCTGGGGCACCGTGACGGGCTCACCGGCATCCGCACGGCCTTCTCGCCTCTGCGCGACGTGCCCGGTCTGGTCGTGCACGGCTCCAACGATTACCAGGAGCCCGCTCCGCGCAACCCGCTCCGCTACTTCTTGGGTCCCTCGGGCAACCTGCCGGCGCACAAGCACCTCGACGTCGACGCGCTCGATCGCTTCTTCACCGACGATCTCGGGTGGCGCATCCTCGATGACACGGCGGTGTCGCTGGAGATCAAGGGCCTGCGTGTGACGGCGTTCGGAGTCAACGACGGTCACCGCAACTGGGACCATCCGGAACTCATCCCGCCCATCCTCGACACCCTGGATGCCGCCGACCTCACCCTCGGTGTGATGCACGCGCCCTATCGACGCACGCTCGACACGTTCATCGGCCTCGGTGCCGACGTGCTGCTGGCAGGTCACACGCACGGCGGTCAGGTGCGGGTGCCATTCAGCCGGAAGGCGCTCGTGTCCAACTGCGACATCCCCCTGGATCAGGCCCGAGGCCTGAGCGACTGGACGCACGAGGGCAGGACCGTCCCGTTGAACGTCAGTGCCGGCCTCGGCCATTCGATCTACGCGCCGGTCCGATTCGGATGCCGCCCGGAGGCGACGCTGCTCACGCTGCTCCCCCGCTGA
- a CDS encoding siderophore-interacting protein — translation MTDRPVRPPRPQHVLHVVATERLSPHLVRIRARGDDLAAFRESPYTDKYVKITFTKPELGLEPPYDLAVLRQTLRPEDLPVTRTYTVRAVDGDELAIDFVVHGDDGLAGPWAARARVGDRLVVSSPGGAYAPDPAAAWHLFVGDESAIPAIAASLESLAPDAVGAAFLEVQNAGEQLALSAPAGIEIVWVHRGAADAGATPVLAEAVAAWHPLDGRGQVFAHGERESMKALRDIVFTRWGLARDQVSLSGYWAYGRTEDRFQAEKREPIGQII, via the coding sequence GTGACCGATCGACCGGTGCGTCCCCCGCGACCCCAACACGTGCTGCACGTCGTCGCGACGGAGCGGCTGAGTCCGCACCTCGTCCGCATCCGCGCACGCGGAGACGATCTCGCCGCCTTCCGGGAAAGCCCCTACACCGACAAGTACGTGAAGATCACGTTCACGAAGCCGGAGCTCGGGCTCGAGCCGCCCTACGACCTCGCGGTGCTTCGTCAGACCCTCCGCCCCGAAGACCTTCCGGTGACACGCACGTACACGGTGCGAGCCGTCGATGGCGACGAGCTCGCGATCGACTTCGTCGTGCACGGTGACGATGGGCTCGCAGGGCCCTGGGCTGCGCGTGCGCGGGTCGGCGATCGTCTGGTCGTGTCGTCGCCCGGGGGAGCCTACGCGCCCGACCCGGCCGCCGCATGGCACCTGTTCGTCGGCGACGAGTCGGCGATCCCGGCCATCGCGGCCTCATTGGAGTCGCTGGCCCCGGATGCCGTGGGCGCGGCCTTCCTGGAGGTGCAGAACGCGGGGGAGCAGCTCGCGCTCTCCGCCCCGGCGGGGATCGAGATCGTCTGGGTGCACCGCGGCGCGGCCGATGCCGGTGCGACACCGGTACTGGCCGAGGCGGTGGCCGCGTGGCATCCGCTCGACGGACGCGGACAGGTCTTCGCCCATGGAGAGCGCGAGAGTATGAAGGCGCTGCGCGACATCGTGTTCACCCGATGGGGACTGGCGCGAGACCAGGTCTCCCTCTCGGGCTACTGGGCGTACGGCCGCACGGAGGACCGCTTCCAGGCCGAGAAACGCGAGCCGATCGGCCAGATCATCTGA